One genomic window of Pecten maximus chromosome 3, xPecMax1.1, whole genome shotgun sequence includes the following:
- the LOC117323047 gene encoding uncharacterized protein LOC117323047 isoform X1 yields MVYQVLSSAGEDCGGVEELQLLSPRRRANQLMERLSGDNMRPPQQSLSPRLDHQAHSRKVALRRPDPGTEEFMRFIREYQYERQPTNIRLQKRAPLPGIGESTRVGMSSTFERTNVNSPYDDTLVDNEVSFLNNKPDPRQDPMLQEVLTLARERTKDHIILSSWNGHMQNGNLGSDSNRNVVPRQSNEFGSKPNKAPKTLNGIRPNMKKLSKQLPPISREDIPERPSAPSPSLTPPYPNSSDDSFVAEEPIDYIDL; encoded by the coding sequence GTGTTGAGTAGTGCCGGAGAGGACTGTGGTGGAGTGGAAGAGCTCCAACTCCTGAGTCCAAGACGAAGGGCCAATCAGTTGATGGAACGACTGTCCGGCGACAATATGAGACCGCCGCAGCAATCTCTGTCACCGAGATTAGACCACCAGGCTCACAGCCGGAAGGTAGCGCTACGACGACCTGACCCTGGCACGGAGGAGTTCATGAGATTCATACGCGAGTATCAATACGAAAGACAGCCTACAAACATTCGCCTGCAGAAAAGAGCGCCCCTACCGGGCATTGGTGAAAGCACAAGAGTCGGGATGAGCTCGACCTTTGAACGAACAAATGTCAATTCACCATATGATGACACTTTAGTGGACAATGAAGTATCATTTTTGAACAATAAGCCTGACCCTCGACAGGACCCGATGTTACAGGAAGTGCTTACGTTAGCAAGGGAGAGAACTAAGGATCATATCATTCTCAGCTCGTGGAACGGTCATATGCAAAATGGCAATCTTGGTTCTGATAGTAATAGAAATGTTGTACCTCGGCAGTCAAATGAATTCGGTAGCAAACCAAATAAAGCACCAAAGACATTAAATGGAATCAGGCCAAACATGAAAAAACTTTCAAAGCAGTTACCTCCAATTTCGCGTGAGGATATCCCAGAGCGACCATCAGCCCCGTCACCGTCTCTTACTCCGCCATATCCAAATAGTTCAGATGACAGTTTTGTTGCCGAGGAACCCATAGACTACATCGACCTGTGA
- the LOC117323047 gene encoding uncharacterized protein LOC117323047 isoform X2, with amino-acid sequence MERLSGDNMRPPQQSLSPRLDHQAHSRKVALRRPDPGTEEFMRFIREYQYERQPTNIRLQKRAPLPGIGESTRVGMSSTFERTNVNSPYDDTLVDNEVSFLNNKPDPRQDPMLQEVLTLARERTKDHIILSSWNGHMQNGNLGSDSNRNVVPRQSNEFGSKPNKAPKTLNGIRPNMKKLSKQLPPISREDIPERPSAPSPSLTPPYPNSSDDSFVAEEPIDYIDL; translated from the coding sequence ATGGAACGACTGTCCGGCGACAATATGAGACCGCCGCAGCAATCTCTGTCACCGAGATTAGACCACCAGGCTCACAGCCGGAAGGTAGCGCTACGACGACCTGACCCTGGCACGGAGGAGTTCATGAGATTCATACGCGAGTATCAATACGAAAGACAGCCTACAAACATTCGCCTGCAGAAAAGAGCGCCCCTACCGGGCATTGGTGAAAGCACAAGAGTCGGGATGAGCTCGACCTTTGAACGAACAAATGTCAATTCACCATATGATGACACTTTAGTGGACAATGAAGTATCATTTTTGAACAATAAGCCTGACCCTCGACAGGACCCGATGTTACAGGAAGTGCTTACGTTAGCAAGGGAGAGAACTAAGGATCATATCATTCTCAGCTCGTGGAACGGTCATATGCAAAATGGCAATCTTGGTTCTGATAGTAATAGAAATGTTGTACCTCGGCAGTCAAATGAATTCGGTAGCAAACCAAATAAAGCACCAAAGACATTAAATGGAATCAGGCCAAACATGAAAAAACTTTCAAAGCAGTTACCTCCAATTTCGCGTGAGGATATCCCAGAGCGACCATCAGCCCCGTCACCGTCTCTTACTCCGCCATATCCAAATAGTTCAGATGACAGTTTTGTTGCCGAGGAACCCATAGACTACATCGACCTGTGA